The following proteins are co-located in the Dehalococcoidia bacterium genome:
- a CDS encoding tetratricopeptide repeat protein translates to MAARRIASTRPRPSRRLMLLIAAPLALLSMACARPSAQKLNDDGNQAYARGDYQPALDDYRKAQVARPDLPALTYNASNALFQQGDFTRAIGEAQRSANAADPAIAARSYYSAGESYFRQGKLHDALDAFKHALRLDPGDHDAKYNVEVIQAQLDKEAANLAQIQQQAQQNQQNQQNQQNQQGNQNGQPQAGQGQPPSQSGQPSQGQPQAGQGQPQPGQGQPGAAQPGQGQPSGPGQPSQSGQPAQGQPGANGQPGSPTGQPASGNGQPGAAGTAGAARQQQARALQGELQAAIAQYNIAPSIDQALQILDILAQQEQLTQAQQAGRTPPGVTDK, encoded by the coding sequence ATGGCTGCGCGACGCATCGCTTCCACCCGGCCGCGCCCTTCCCGGCGACTCATGCTGCTCATCGCCGCGCCGTTGGCGCTGCTGAGCATGGCCTGCGCCAGGCCCTCGGCGCAGAAATTGAACGACGACGGGAATCAGGCGTACGCCCGCGGCGACTATCAGCCGGCGCTCGACGACTACCGCAAGGCACAGGTGGCGCGTCCGGACCTGCCGGCGCTCACCTACAACGCCAGCAACGCGCTCTTCCAGCAGGGCGATTTCACGCGCGCGATCGGCGAAGCCCAACGTTCCGCCAACGCCGCCGACCCGGCCATCGCCGCCAGGTCCTACTACAGCGCCGGCGAGAGCTACTTCCGGCAGGGCAAGCTGCACGACGCGCTGGATGCGTTCAAGCACGCCCTGCGCCTCGATCCGGGCGACCACGACGCCAAGTACAACGTCGAGGTGATCCAGGCCCAACTCGATAAGGAGGCGGCGAATCTCGCGCAGATCCAGCAGCAAGCGCAGCAGAACCAACAGAACCAGCAGAATCAGCAGAATCAGCAGGGCAATCAGAACGGCCAGCCGCAGGCCGGCCAGGGTCAGCCGCCAAGTCAGAGCGGACAGCCGTCGCAGGGCCAGCCCCAAGCGGGACAGGGCCAGCCCCAGCCGGGACAGGGCCAACCCGGCGCAGCTCAGCCCGGCCAGGGGCAGCCGAGCGGCCCCGGGCAGCCCAGCCAGTCCGGCCAGCCGGCGCAGGGGCAGCCGGGGGCGAACGGCCAGCCAGGCAGTCCGACCGGCCAGCCGGCGAGCGGCAACGGTCAGCCCGGCGCCGCCGGCACGGCCGGCGCCGCGCGGCAGCAGCAGGCGCGGGCCTTGCAAGGCGAGCTGCAGGCGGCGATTGCGCAGTACAACATCGCGCCCAGCATCGACCAGGCGCTGCAAATTCTCGACATTCTCGCGCAACAGGAGCAGCTTACCCAGGCGCAACAGGCCGGCCGCACACCGCCCGGCGTCACCGACAAGTAA